A genomic window from Sporosarcina sp. Marseille-Q4063 includes:
- a CDS encoding 3-hydroxybutyryl-CoA dehydrogenase, whose protein sequence is MTIQKVMVIGAGQMGGGIAQVCAQAGYDILLNDIKEESYTKGLAVISKNLSRNVEKGRMSEEEKTAVLGRITKSLDLQDAKNADIVIEAAVENMEVKRSIFAKLDEIAPDHAILASNTSSLPITEIAAATNRPEKVIGMHFMNPVPVMKLVEIIRGLATDDEVYEAVETMTKKLSKVPVEVNDFPGFVANRVLMPMINEAIYTLYEGVATKEAIDDVMKLGMNHPMGPLQLADFIGLDTCLYIMETLHEGFGDSKYRPCPLLRKYVKAGWLGKKTGRGFYQY, encoded by the coding sequence CAAGCGGGATACGACATTTTATTAAATGACATTAAAGAAGAATCCTACACAAAAGGGCTTGCAGTCATCTCGAAAAACCTTTCGCGCAATGTCGAAAAAGGACGCATGTCAGAAGAAGAAAAAACGGCAGTTCTCGGCCGCATCACGAAATCGCTTGATCTACAAGACGCCAAAAACGCAGATATCGTTATCGAAGCAGCCGTAGAAAACATGGAAGTCAAACGCTCGATTTTCGCGAAGCTTGACGAAATTGCACCTGATCATGCGATTCTTGCATCAAATACTTCATCACTTCCAATTACAGAAATTGCAGCAGCGACCAATCGGCCTGAAAAAGTAATCGGCATGCACTTCATGAACCCGGTTCCCGTGATGAAACTTGTTGAAATTATTCGAGGACTAGCGACAGACGATGAAGTTTACGAGGCTGTCGAAACGATGACGAAAAAATTGTCGAAAGTTCCAGTCGAAGTGAATGATTTCCCTGGATTCGTCGCAAACCGTGTACTCATGCCAATGATCAATGAAGCAATTTACACGCTGTACGAAGGCGTCGCGACAAAAGAAGCCATCGACGACGTGATGAAACTCGGCATGAACCATCCAATGGGGCCGCTTCAATTAGCGGATTTCATCGGTCTCGATACATGCCTATACATTATGGAAACATTACACGAAGGATTCGGCGATTCGAAATATCGTCCATGTCCATTGCTAAGAAAATATGTAAAAGCTGGTTGGCTCGGCAAGAAAACAGGCAGAGGATTTTACCAGTACTAA
- a CDS encoding acyl-CoA dehydrogenase, translated as MDLTLTDEQKMMREMVRNFAKTEIEPFIPKMEEGEFPREILTKMGALGLMGITVPEQYGGSEMDFVSYILAIEELSKVSAVVGVILSVHTSVGTNPIMYFGNEEQKNRYLPKMASGEYLGAFCLTESSSGSDAGALKTRAVKDGDQYVLNGSKMFITNGGEADVYIVFASTSPADKTYGITAFIVDKDTPGLIIGKEEKKMGLHGSRTVELVFDNMKVPVENKLGKEGEGFKIAMANLDVGRIGIAAQALGIATASLDAATDYAKERVQFGKPIASQQGIGFKLADMATAVEGARLLVYRAAQLRSEGLPCGKEASMAKLFASKAAVDGSIEAVQIFGGYGYTEDYPVERYFRDAKVTEIYEGTSEIQRIVISKHLTK; from the coding sequence ATGGATTTAACACTTACTGATGAGCAGAAAATGATGCGTGAAATGGTACGAAATTTCGCGAAAACTGAGATTGAGCCTTTCATTCCCAAAATGGAAGAAGGCGAATTTCCACGTGAAATTTTAACGAAAATGGGTGCGCTTGGCCTAATGGGAATTACGGTTCCTGAACAATACGGTGGTTCCGAGATGGATTTTGTATCATATATTCTAGCAATCGAAGAACTGTCGAAAGTCAGTGCGGTAGTAGGGGTTATCCTTTCGGTCCATACATCAGTTGGCACAAATCCGATTATGTACTTTGGGAATGAAGAGCAGAAGAACAGATACTTGCCGAAAATGGCAAGCGGGGAATATCTCGGCGCATTTTGCTTAACGGAATCATCTTCCGGGTCAGATGCAGGCGCTCTGAAAACCCGTGCAGTAAAAGACGGCGACCAATATGTGTTAAATGGTTCGAAAATGTTCATTACAAACGGCGGAGAAGCGGATGTCTACATCGTCTTCGCCTCAACAAGTCCAGCCGATAAAACATACGGAATCACGGCATTCATCGTCGATAAAGATACACCTGGGCTCATTATCGGAAAAGAAGAAAAGAAAATGGGACTTCATGGTTCTCGCACCGTTGAATTAGTTTTCGACAATATGAAAGTTCCAGTAGAAAACAAACTTGGTAAAGAAGGCGAAGGATTTAAAATCGCCATGGCCAATCTAGATGTCGGTCGAATCGGGATCGCGGCTCAAGCACTCGGAATCGCAACTGCTTCACTCGATGCCGCCACTGATTATGCAAAAGAACGCGTCCAATTCGGAAAGCCGATTGCGAGCCAACAAGGAATCGGTTTTAAACTAGCCGATATGGCAACCGCAGTAGAAGGTGCAAGATTACTCGTCTACCGTGCCGCTCAACTTCGTTCAGAAGGCTTGCCTTGCGGAAAAGAAGCGTCCATGGCCAAACTATTTGCTTCTAAAGCGGCTGTTGACGGGTCAATCGAAGCGGTTCAAATATTCGGCGGTTACGGATATACAGAAGATTATCCAGTCGAACGTTATTTCCGCGACGCGAAAGTGACCGAAATTTACGAAGGCACGAGTGAAATACAGCGAATTGTTATTTCGAAGCACTTGACGAAGTAG